In the genome of Vicia villosa cultivar HV-30 ecotype Madison, WI linkage group LG7, Vvil1.0, whole genome shotgun sequence, one region contains:
- the LOC131616280 gene encoding ABC transporter C family member 8-like, translating into MAHFLSSQGVLSWICEGETNLLSFCFQRSIIDGMNIIFFCVFYLFMLISLIRKYHSNSNHHENNQKDRIMVVASICCFLTCIMYLGTVLYDFIDRDGEVDHLSWIIRGLTWTSFAVSLLTQNSKWILCLTSVWWICLCVLLSILNIEALMINHTIPLFDLIPWLVSFLLLHCAFRNYSYFNSARYRKKTMLEESLLCESEKESIIQPQTGLNQANFFNRFTFSWLNPLLSLGYEKLLVLQDIPSLPNEDKANICYQKFVSTRDSLLRRSGSSSNISKNLLILTMSRAFLRENIYIAIYALVRTISAAVGPLLVYAFVSHASRELSEDEYFYEGLTLLACLVFVKFLETVSERQWYFESRRSGMRMRSALVVAVYEKLLNLSSFGRKRHSNGEIVNYIAVDAYRMGEFLYWFHSGWCFVLQILLSVCVLFWVVGLSAIPGLVLLVIFGVFFNVPYAKKIKNCKSEVLKSQDERLRLTSEILNNIKIIKLQAWEDKFMNMIESIRDTEFKWLAQTQFTKAFGAILYVSPSIIGAVVLIACYIFNTAPLNAATIFTVLATLKSVAEPVRFIPEAVSVIIQVKVSFDRLNSFLLDNQTKIGYQKKSIYVSKTGNCIEIEEGDFSWDEESVKPTLREINLVIKHGEKVAVCGPVGAGKSSLLHAILGEMPKICGTVKMHGEVAYVSQNSWIQSGTIRDNILFGKPMERNRYESAIKACALDKDIDGFSHGDLTEIGQRGLNLSGGQKQRIQLARAVYNDADVYLLDDPFSAVDAHTASILFHDCVMNALKKKTVILVTHQVEFLSEVDKILVMEGGVITQAGSHEELLTSGTTFEQLMNAHRDAIAVIGTTNSQNQEKLQETDEVDGPVMINNNEEICETSIVCQQLTEEEYIEIGTSGWELYLDYIIISKGMFLQFLSLIALLGFTVCSTGASYWIAVSSEISSIDKGMMVVVYTGMSILSAVFAYLRSILVVHLGLKASKAFFSGFTSSIFNAPMSFFDSTPVGRILTRASSDFDTLDFDVPFAAVYVAQSAVVVLTGIAIMTSVTWQILIVAIITAVTGYYIKEYYQATARELVRINGTTKAPVVSYTTETSAGVVTVRAFKMVDRFFKNFLHIVDTDAALFLHTNAALEWLQYRVDILQNVILFTAACLFVFLPMGSIAPGLVGLSLSYALSLTRSQMYYNTWSCNMSNFIISVERIKQFMQIPQEPPKIMEYNRPPSSWPSKGRIEFHDLMIRYRPNAPLVLNGITCTFKEGTRVGVVGRTGSGKTTLLSALFRLVEPTYGEILIDGLNIRSIGLKDLRMKLSIIPQEPILFRGSVRTNLDPLDQFSDDEIWKVLEMCQLKEFLSGLPHLLDSSVSNEGENWSMGQRQLFCLGRVLLKRNRILVLDEATASIDSTTDAILQKIIRQEFAECTVITVAHRVPTVIDSDMVMVLSYGKLVEYDEPSKLMEDNSSSFSKLVAEYWSSCMGNS; encoded by the exons ATGGCACACTTTTTGAGCTCACAAG GTGTACTTTCATGGATTTGTGAAGGAGAAACCAACTTGCtatctttctgttttcaaagAAGCATAATTGATGGAATGAACATCATCTTCTTCTGTGTTTTCTATCTCTTTATGCTCATAAGTTTAATTAGAAAGTATCATTCAAACTCAAACCATCATGAAAACAATCAAAAGGATCGCATTATGGTGGTTGCATCAATCTGTTGTTTTCTTACTTGCATCATGTATTTAGGCACTGTTTTGTATGATTTCATCGATCGAGACGGAGAAGTTGATCATTTGAGTTGGATTATTAGAGGACTAACTTGGACCTCTTTTGCTGTTTCACTTCTCACTCAGAATAGTAAATGGATCTTGTGTCTAACTTCTGTTTGGtggatttgtttgtgtgtgttaCTTTCTATTCTCAACATTGAAGCTCTTATGATAAATCATACTATTCCTCTCTTTGATTTGATTCCATGGCTTGTAAGTTTCCTTCTTCTCCATTGTGCTTTCAGAAACTATAGTTACTTCAACTCAGCGCGTTATCGAAAGAAAACCATGCTTGAAGAATCTTTGTTATGTGAATCTGAAAAGGAAAGTATAATTCAACCACAAACTGGACTAAACCAAGCCAATTTCTTTAACAGATTCACATTTTCTTGGCTTAATCCTTTACTGTCTTTAGGTTATGAAAAGCTATTAGTCCTTCAAGACATTCCTTCTTTGCCTAATGAAGATAAAGCTAACATTTGTTACCAAAAATTTGTTAGCACAAGAGATTCTTTGTTGAGAAGAAGTGGTTCAAGctcaaacatttcaaagaattTGCTTATTTTGACAATGTCAAGAGCTTTTTTGAGAGAGAATATTTATATAGCAATATATGCATTAGTTAGGACTATTTCTGCAGCTGTTGGTCCATTGTTGGTTTATGCTTTTGTAAGCCACGCGAGCCGCGAACTTAGCGAAGACGAGTACTTTTACGAAGGTCTTACTTTATTAGCGTGCCTTGTGTTCGTTAAATTTCTTGAGACAGTTTCTGAAAGACAATGGTACTTTGAATCGAGAAGGTCGGGAATGAGAATGAGATCAGCATTGGTGGTTGCAGTGTATGAGAAGCTATTGAATCTTTCGAGTTTTGGAAGGAAACGACACTCAAATGGGGAGATTGTGAATTACATAGCAGTTGATGCATACAGAATGGGAGAGTTTTTGTATTGGTTTCATTCAGGATGGTGCTTTGTGTTGCAAATTTTGTTATCTGTTTGTGTACTTTTTTGGGTTGTTGGTCTTAGTGCAATTCCTGGTTTGGTTCTTCTTGTCATATTTGGAGTATTTTTCAATGTTCCATATGCAAAGAAGATAAAAAATTGTAAGTCAGAAGTCCTTAAATCACAGGATGAAAGACTAAGGTTAACTTCTGAGATTCTTAACAacatcaaaattattaaattacaaGCTTGGGAGGATAAGTTTATGAACATGATTGAGTCGATTCGCGATACCGAGTTCAAATGGTTGGCTCAGACACAGTTCACAAAGGCTTTCGGAGCTATTCTATATGTCTCTCCGTCAATTATTGGTGCAGTGGTTTTAATAGCATGCTACATCTTTAATACTGCGCCATTAAATGCTGCAACTATCTTCACTGTTCTTGCTACTCTGAAAAGTGTGGCAGAGCCAGTGAGGTTTATACCTGAGGCTGTTTCTGTCATTATCCAAGTTAAAGTGTCTTTTGATAGGCTCAACAGTTTTCTCCTTGATAATCAGACAAAAATTGGCTACCAAAAGAAGAGCATTTATGTTTCAAAAACTGGTAATTGTATTGAAATAGAGGAAGGTGATTTCAGTTGGGATGAGGAATCAGTGAAACCTACTTTGAGAGAAATCAATTTAGTCATCAAACATGGCGAAAAAGTAGCAGTTTGTGGACCAGTTGGAGCTGGCAAGTCTTCTTTGCTCCATGCTATCCTTGGAGAAATGCCTAAAATTTGTGGAACT GTTAAAATGCATGGAGAGGTAGCCTATGTTTCTCAAAATTCATGGATACAAAGTGGAACAATTCGTGATAACATACTCTTTGGAAAACCAATGGAAAGAAATAGATATGAGAGTGCAATAAAAGCATGTGCTTTGGACAAGGATATAGATGGTTTTAGCCATGGTGATCTTACAGAAATAGGGCAGAGAGGACTTAACTTGAGTGGAGGACAAAAGCAAAGGATTCAACTAGCTAGAGCAGTCTACAATGATGCTGATGTATATCTTCTTGATGACCCTTTTAGTGCTGTAGATGCACACACTGCTTCAATTCTATTCCAT GATTGTGTGATGAATGCTCTCAAAAAGAAGACAGTCATCCTAGTGACACATCAAGTAGAGTTTCTGTCAGAAGTCGATAAAATTCTG GTTATGGAGGGTGGAGTTATTACTCAAGCAGGAAGCCATGAGGAGTTGTTGACATCTGGAACAACTTTTGAACAACTTATGAATGCTCATAGAGATGCAATAGCTGTAATAGGTACTACAAATAGTCAAAACCAAGAAAAGCTTCAAGAAACAGATGAAGTTGATGGTCCGGTTATGATAAACAACAATGAAGAAATATGTGAGACAAGTATTGTATGTCAGCAGCTTACTGAAGAAGAATACATAGAAATCGGAACTTCTGGATGGGAACTGTATCTGGATTATATTATAATCTCAAAGGGAATGtttcttcaatttttaagctTAATAGCTCTGTTAGGTTTTACTGTTTGTTCAACTGGTGCATCTTATTGGATTGCTGTATCAAGTGAAATTTCAAGCATTGATAAAGGAATGATGGTCGTTGTTTACACTGGAATGTCAATTTTAAGTGCTGTTTTTGCTTACTTGAGGTCTATATTGGTAGTTCATCTTGGACTAAAGGCTTCTAAAGCATTCTTCTCAGGTTTCACTTCTTCCATTTTCAACGCTCCTATGTCATTCTTCGATTCAACTCCTGTTGGAAGAATTTTAACTCGA GCGTCGTCAGATTTCGATACTTTGGATTTTGACGTGCCTTTTGCTGCAGTGTATGTAGCACAAAGCGCCGTTGTTGTTCTAACAGGAATTGCGATCATGACTTCTGTCACATGGCAAATTCTTATAGTTGCCATTATAACTGCAGTAACAGGATACTATATTAAG GAATACTATCAAGCGACTGCAAGGGAGCTAGTAAGAATTAACGGAACGACAAAAGCTCCAGTTGTGAGTTATACAACTGAGACATCAGCAGGAGTGGTCACAGTAAGAGCTTTCAAGATGGTGGACAGATTCTTCAAAAACTTCTTACATATAGTTGACACAGATGCTGCACTGTTCTTGCATACCAATGCTGCCTTAGAGTGGTTACAGTATAGAGTTGACATACTTCAAAATGTGATCCTTTTTACAGCAGCTTGTCTATTTGTGTTTCTTCCAATGGGGTCAATCGCTCCAG GTCTTGTGGGTCTTTCGCTCTCTTATGCTTTGTCGTTAACAAGATCTCAGATGTATTACAACACATGGTCTTGTAACATGTCAAATTTCATCATCTCTGTGGAAAGAATCAAGCAATTCATGCAGATACCACAAGAGCCTCCAAAAATAATGGAGTATAATAGACCACCATCTTCATGGCCTTCAAAGGGAAGGATAGAGTTCCATGATTTGATG ATTCGGTATCGTCCAAATGCTCCATTAGTACTAAATGGAATCACATGCACTTTCAAAGAAGGAACTAGAGTCGGAGTTGTGGGAAGAACTGGGAGTGGTAAAACAACACTTCTAAGCGCGTTATTTCGTTTGGTGGAACCTACATATGGTGAAATACTTATAGATGGACTTAACATACGCTCAATTGGACTCAAGGATTTAAGAATGAAGCTAAGCATCATCCCTCAAGAACCAATTCTTTTCAGGGGTAGTGTCAGAACCAACTTGGATCCACTAGACCAATTCTCAGATGATGAGATATGGAAGGTCTTAGAGATGTGTCAACTCAAAGAGTTTTTATCAGGATTACCACATCTTTTGGACTCATCAG TAAGTAATGAAGGAGAAAATTGGAGCATGGGCCAAAGACAGCTGTTTTGCCTTGGAAGGGTCCTTCTGAAAAGGAATAGAATTCTAGTTTTGGATGAAGCTACAGCTTCTATTGATTCTACCACAGATGCCATTCTACAAAAAATAATCAGACAAGAATTTGCAGAGTGCACAGTTATAACTGTGGCTCACAGAGTTCCAACTGTCATAGACAGTGACATGGTCATGGTTCTATCTTATG GAAAACTGGTGGAATATGATGAACCTTCAAAACTGATGGAAGACAATTCTTCTTCATTCTCCAAGCTTGTGGCTGAATACTGGTCCAGCTGCATGGGGaactcataa